A genomic stretch from Bacillus sp. N1-1 includes:
- a CDS encoding DNA-3-methyladenine glycosylase — protein MSILPRDFYQKPTLELAKALLGCELVKETDEGLASGYIVETEAYLGAIDQAAHSFNNKRTKRTEVMFGPPGNAYTYVMHTHCLFNVVSAEAGVPEAVLVRAVEPLKGLDLMEQRRPGRKQKEWTDGPGKLTKALGIDPSDYGHALIRAPLYLRSGYQPDHISEGKRIGIDNSGDAKDYPWRFWITGNPYVSR, from the coding sequence ATGTCAATCTTACCTAGAGATTTCTATCAAAAACCAACCCTCGAACTAGCAAAAGCGCTCCTCGGCTGTGAGCTAGTTAAAGAAACAGACGAAGGACTTGCATCGGGGTATATCGTTGAAACAGAAGCGTACCTAGGAGCAATCGATCAAGCTGCTCACAGTTTTAACAATAAACGCACAAAGCGCACAGAAGTGATGTTTGGTCCTCCTGGAAATGCGTATACCTATGTTATGCATACCCATTGTTTGTTTAACGTTGTAAGTGCTGAAGCTGGTGTTCCAGAAGCTGTTCTTGTGCGAGCCGTTGAGCCACTCAAAGGGCTCGATTTAATGGAGCAGCGAAGACCCGGTCGCAAGCAAAAGGAATGGACGGATGGACCAGGTAAACTAACAAAAGCACTTGGGATTGATCCAAGTGATTATGGACATGCTTTAATACGAGCGCCACTTTATCTTCGTAGTGGCTATCAGCCTGATCACATCTCTGAAGGAAAACGCATTGGCATTGATAACTCTGGTGACGCCAAAGATTATCCCTGGAGATTTTGGATAACTGGAAATCCGTATGTATCAAGGTAG
- a CDS encoding 2'-5' RNA ligase family protein, with protein sequence MTTQHFIGITPPSDYQKKVEHFQHEWLGSPIVEPHITLKAQGGLTSDKEWIKKVKTVCKSIHPFTITLAKPNYFGDNILYLSVLSEKLYPVHEAIVKAISPSEDLIQQYFELENFVAHLTLGKEQYGLTKEALNDMALTAEKELTPYPTFLVKSIRVYELRSDSNRYEPLIEIPLG encoded by the coding sequence ATGACCACACAGCATTTTATCGGCATCACCCCACCATCCGACTATCAAAAAAAGGTCGAGCACTTCCAACATGAATGGCTAGGTTCACCAATAGTCGAACCGCACATTACTCTAAAAGCACAGGGAGGGTTAACATCTGATAAGGAATGGATTAAAAAAGTGAAAACCGTTTGTAAAAGCATTCACCCGTTTACCATTACGCTAGCCAAACCGAACTACTTTGGTGATAACATTCTTTACTTAAGTGTTCTATCTGAAAAACTGTATCCAGTACACGAAGCGATTGTCAAAGCAATCTCCCCTTCTGAAGATCTTATTCAACAATATTTTGAACTAGAAAACTTCGTTGCTCATTTAACGCTCGGAAAAGAACAGTACGGTTTAACCAAGGAGGCGCTAAACGACATGGCGCTTACAGCTGAAAAGGAGCTAACACCTTACCCTACTTTCTTAGTCAAATCTATACGAGTCTATGAACTACGCTCTGACAGCAACCGATACGAGCCACTTATTGAAATACCTCTCGGATAA
- a CDS encoding alpha/beta hydrolase fold domain-containing protein produces the protein MSSELESSYETKSPLNKKYILQASYWKGVQILSVLSLLFSLFYLSFRDTSPIWNVFGVLFLLMIVMSILGVLRQRNLSIASALYLMFIPFLIILIGLMNFQLSNQYPGETSILPILIPSLFLLVHVVTLIFAWRMDKQRKEGVKSIPRSFSELLVWGNFVVLIVGLFTSSLILFRYENGGYAPYVNQLALFYAFVFLASTVLIIQGSKARPTLRRTLMIGGFAITFIHFLPLLSVPIIINQAEEQVEKAFAQWDSSKFHSSEFQQTPFSLPAYFLGIPPADVEGEKDVLFYEGTEGVDDGVELRFDSFFSKEKEGKLPVLIRIHGGSWANGDKGDANVMQQNTYFAEQGYAVFDIQYGLTTLSSYGLSNNVPDDVRGPFSIVDQVRHIGLFTQYLAEHAEEYQLDLSTTFVSGGSAGGHLATASVLAMTEGKYGDWFSKEINVKGLIPYYPANKGPALGGIPGTEELLWPEQLVSENSPPALLFHGTHDTYVGYETAASFKETYADHDNKKAAVIYMPFGNHGSDFYFAGYYSQTFTYYMERFMALYR, from the coding sequence ATGTCTTCAGAACTTGAATCGAGTTACGAAACAAAGTCACCACTCAATAAGAAGTACATCTTACAAGCTTCTTACTGGAAAGGTGTTCAAATTCTTTCCGTATTAAGTTTACTCTTTAGCTTATTCTATCTATCATTTCGAGACACGAGTCCGATTTGGAATGTGTTTGGGGTTTTGTTTCTGTTAATGATTGTGATGAGCATCTTAGGTGTGCTCAGGCAACGCAATTTAAGCATTGCGAGTGCACTGTATTTGATGTTTATTCCTTTTTTAATTATTCTGATCGGCTTGATGAATTTTCAGCTATCAAATCAGTATCCAGGTGAAACAAGCATTCTACCGATTCTTATCCCTAGTTTGTTCCTTCTGGTTCATGTAGTTACCTTGATTTTTGCCTGGAGAATGGACAAGCAACGAAAAGAGGGAGTGAAGAGTATCCCCCGATCGTTTTCTGAGCTATTGGTATGGGGGAATTTCGTTGTATTAATCGTCGGACTCTTCACAAGTTCCTTGATTTTGTTTCGTTACGAAAACGGCGGCTACGCGCCTTACGTGAATCAGCTCGCTTTGTTTTACGCATTCGTTTTCTTAGCAAGTACCGTTCTTATTATACAGGGGAGCAAGGCACGCCCAACGTTGCGGAGAACCTTGATGATCGGTGGGTTTGCGATTACTTTCATTCATTTCCTTCCGCTCCTCTCAGTTCCGATTATCATCAATCAGGCAGAAGAACAGGTAGAAAAGGCGTTTGCTCAGTGGGATTCATCGAAATTCCATTCGTCTGAATTTCAACAAACGCCATTTTCTCTTCCCGCTTATTTTCTTGGCATTCCACCGGCTGATGTTGAAGGGGAAAAGGATGTGCTGTTTTATGAAGGGACTGAAGGAGTGGACGATGGCGTTGAGCTTCGCTTTGATTCTTTTTTTTCAAAAGAAAAGGAGGGAAAGCTTCCTGTCTTAATTCGCATACACGGTGGTTCGTGGGCAAATGGAGATAAAGGTGATGCGAACGTCATGCAGCAAAATACATATTTTGCTGAACAAGGGTATGCGGTATTTGATATTCAATATGGACTCACAACTCTTAGTTCCTATGGATTAAGCAACAATGTTCCTGACGATGTGAGAGGCCCTTTTTCAATTGTTGATCAAGTTCGTCATATTGGTCTTTTTACGCAGTATTTAGCGGAGCATGCAGAAGAATATCAGCTGGATCTCTCAACAACGTTTGTTTCAGGAGGATCGGCCGGCGGTCATCTGGCGACGGCTAGCGTTCTCGCTATGACAGAAGGGAAGTACGGTGACTGGTTCTCGAAAGAAATTAACGTGAAAGGTTTGATCCCTTACTATCCAGCCAACAAAGGGCCAGCGCTCGGCGGTATTCCTGGTACGGAGGAACTTCTCTGGCCAGAACAGCTCGTTAGTGAAAATAGCCCGCCAGCGCTCCTTTTTCACGGTACGCACGATACGTACGTTGGGTATGAAACAGCGGCATCGTTTAAAGAAACGTATGCAGATCACGATAATAAAAAGGCCGCTGTGATTTATATGCCGTTTGGAAACCATGGCAGTGATTTTTATTTTGCAGGGTATTACAGCCAGACGTTTACGTATTATATGGAGAGGTTTATGGCGTTGTATCGGTGA
- a CDS encoding solute:sodium symporter family transporter — MQSLWFTLLSCVAFMVLVGYIAYRKTRGTTSGSDGYFLAGRGLSGGFIAGSLLLTNLSAEQLVGLNGQAFRTNLSNMAWEVTAGVAVVLMGLYLLPKYLNMSITTLPEFLSKRFDEGVRRYTVVLFMVGYVLVTIPSMLYSGALAVLKLFDVPSILNISYTQSIWVVIWGIGIIGAVYAIFGGLKAVAVSDTINGVGLLIVGALVPILGLIALGNGEFLDGVKTITTTNPEKLNAIGGPEDSVPFGTIFTGLIIANMFYWATNQYVIQRTLGAQNLKEGQKGVIFSGFFKLLIPIFMMVPGVIAFHLYGGDLKSVDLAYPTLVMNVLPSYLSGFFLAVLLGAVLSSYNSLLNSASTMFALDIYKPAMKKDATDEQLITASKWFGSVIAIVTFFVSPMLMYAPNGLWDLIRKFTGFFNIPIVAVVLIGILSKKVPALAAKVAIIFHVVAYFMMVWGTEQIFGLPLNIHFIHIYGILFVSEVAIMFGIAYWKPQEKAYVFPKASKVNMTPWKYSVPAGILLIASICETYLVFSPIGVAYAGGIISPSFLPATGALAVVTLIAFAAATKSWERKYGHAVRRAKNAVKETGREVGGQTQSHQVNYFTKKDL; from the coding sequence ATGCAATCACTTTGGTTTACATTGCTATCTTGTGTAGCATTCATGGTGCTTGTTGGATACATAGCTTATCGTAAAACGAGAGGGACGACTAGTGGTTCCGATGGTTATTTTCTTGCAGGAAGAGGACTAAGCGGTGGGTTTATTGCCGGCTCGCTTTTGTTAACGAACTTGTCAGCTGAGCAGCTGGTAGGATTGAACGGTCAGGCGTTTCGAACGAACTTATCAAACATGGCCTGGGAAGTAACGGCAGGGGTAGCGGTTGTTCTTATGGGACTTTACTTGCTTCCAAAATATTTGAACATGTCGATTACAACACTTCCAGAATTTCTTAGCAAACGATTTGATGAAGGCGTAAGACGCTATACCGTTGTTTTGTTTATGGTTGGGTACGTTCTGGTAACGATTCCTTCTATGCTTTATTCCGGCGCACTCGCCGTTCTGAAACTTTTTGATGTGCCGTCCATTCTAAACATTTCCTATACCCAGTCGATCTGGGTCGTGATCTGGGGCATAGGAATTATCGGCGCTGTTTATGCGATCTTCGGTGGATTAAAAGCCGTTGCCGTGTCTGACACGATTAATGGCGTTGGGTTACTTATTGTCGGTGCGCTCGTTCCAATTCTTGGCCTTATCGCACTAGGAAATGGCGAGTTCCTAGACGGAGTTAAAACAATTACAACAACAAATCCCGAAAAACTGAATGCGATCGGCGGTCCTGAAGATTCCGTTCCGTTCGGTACGATTTTTACAGGACTCATTATTGCGAACATGTTCTACTGGGCAACAAACCAGTATGTCATTCAGCGCACACTTGGAGCGCAAAATTTAAAAGAGGGACAAAAAGGGGTTATTTTCTCAGGATTCTTTAAGCTTCTTATCCCGATTTTCATGATGGTTCCAGGGGTTATCGCATTTCATCTTTACGGTGGGGATCTTAAATCCGTTGACCTTGCGTATCCGACGCTTGTGATGAACGTGCTTCCGTCATACTTATCCGGCTTTTTCCTCGCAGTGTTGCTTGGTGCCGTGTTAAGTTCATACAATTCGTTGTTAAATAGTGCTTCAACAATGTTTGCACTCGATATTTACAAGCCGGCAATGAAAAAAGATGCCACAGATGAACAGCTCATCACCGCAAGTAAATGGTTCGGCTCGGTTATCGCGATTGTCACGTTTTTCGTGTCTCCGATGTTAATGTACGCACCAAACGGTTTATGGGATTTGATTCGAAAGTTTACGGGCTTTTTCAACATTCCGATCGTTGCCGTTGTGCTCATCGGCATTCTATCAAAAAAGGTACCGGCATTAGCCGCGAAAGTTGCGATCATTTTCCACGTGGTGGCTTACTTCATGATGGTATGGGGAACGGAACAGATCTTTGGACTTCCCCTCAACATTCATTTCATCCACATCTACGGAATTCTATTCGTATCTGAAGTCGCGATCATGTTTGGAATTGCTTACTGGAAACCACAAGAAAAAGCGTATGTATTCCCGAAAGCTTCTAAAGTAAATATGACGCCGTGGAAGTACAGCGTACCTGCAGGAATTCTACTGATCGCAAGCATTTGTGAAACGTATCTCGTCTTCTCGCCAATTGGCGTTGCTTACGCAGGTGGCATAATTTCACCATCGTTCTTACCAGCGACAGGTGCACTCGCAGTAGTAACACTTATTGCGTTTGCCGCTGCGACGAAAAGCTGGGAGCGAAAGTATGGTCATGCGGTTCGCCGTGCGAAGAATGCGGTGAAGGAAACAGGAAGAGAAGTAGGAGGGCAAACGCAGAGCCATCAGGTGAATTATTTTACTAAGAAAGATTTATAA
- a CDS encoding phospholipase D-like domain-containing protein, translating into MKKITTVLAAVALTIFTPMGIPTEEASAATFGDVVVNELAWMGTTVDYNDEWIELYNNTGSSVSLEGWTLTAVDGTPSIPLTGSIPTDEYFVLERTDDATLSEVTANQIYSGALSNSGEILELRDASGALVDEVDAWHAGDNTAKASMARLEPANSGTEASSWATATHTYAEGLGTPGAANATSGSQTGACQDTTEHLNQVSDAPDAINVYFNKCALDQYASTGNEANYNVNLEDRLLNRINAAEASIDFATYEINLPKVVDALIAKAAEGVDVRVIADAKDATDPHYIERFELMRLYVEEMVRGKDGMVGTADDITVFSDSPMLAVEDQTKRADHNLPAFPNDFPERTIMIGNTEMTGYVFVEGEQQSDGSYYSPGTQMHNKFALIDDKWVFTGSWNFTVTGLYGSDENMTNGVLDGNQQHVVEVNSSELAGIYETEFNEMWGSHTQNPNVEQADFSSRKIDNTAHEVTIGGKTVEVFFSPGDDAVGRMAELVKTEADLSTYFTIFAWSDQALVNELKNKWEGSYVDQQGTLTGFDVKGVYDSSFWNQWWSASIEMTGRTATGSTNNPNTRWANVAPVYKDAESRKLHSKTMIIDADTTSDPTVIVGSTNWSTNGNDVNDENLIIIHDTDITNQFVQEFNARYTDAGGMVQ; encoded by the coding sequence ATGAAGAAAATAACAACAGTACTTGCCGCCGTGGCGCTAACGATCTTTACTCCAATGGGGATACCGACAGAAGAAGCTTCCGCTGCTACATTTGGGGATGTGGTGGTGAATGAACTTGCGTGGATGGGGACAACGGTTGATTACAATGATGAGTGGATAGAGCTTTATAATAACACAGGAAGCTCGGTTTCTCTTGAGGGTTGGACCTTAACGGCTGTTGATGGAACGCCTTCGATACCACTAACTGGATCCATTCCGACTGATGAATACTTTGTACTTGAAAGAACCGATGATGCCACACTTTCGGAAGTAACCGCGAATCAAATATATAGCGGGGCGCTCAGCAATTCAGGCGAAATACTTGAATTAAGAGATGCTAGTGGTGCATTGGTTGATGAAGTAGATGCCTGGCATGCAGGGGATAATACCGCTAAAGCATCGATGGCACGTCTCGAACCTGCAAATAGTGGAACGGAAGCTTCTAGCTGGGCCACGGCTACTCATACATATGCGGAAGGACTAGGTACACCTGGTGCAGCAAACGCAACTAGTGGCTCACAAACCGGTGCATGTCAAGATACAACCGAGCACCTAAATCAGGTTTCCGATGCACCAGATGCAATCAATGTCTATTTTAATAAGTGTGCGCTTGATCAATATGCGTCAACAGGAAATGAAGCGAACTACAATGTGAATCTAGAAGATCGTTTGCTCAATCGCATTAATGCTGCTGAGGCTAGTATTGATTTTGCAACCTATGAAATCAATCTACCAAAAGTGGTGGATGCCCTGATTGCGAAAGCAGCAGAGGGTGTCGATGTTCGCGTCATTGCTGATGCCAAAGATGCAACGGATCCTCATTATATTGAACGATTTGAGTTAATGAGGCTATACGTGGAAGAGATGGTGCGGGGTAAAGATGGAATGGTTGGAACAGCGGATGACATAACTGTTTTCTCTGACTCTCCTATGCTAGCAGTAGAAGATCAGACGAAGCGAGCAGATCACAACTTACCAGCATTTCCGAACGATTTCCCAGAAAGAACAATTATGATCGGAAATACGGAAATGACAGGGTATGTTTTCGTTGAAGGGGAACAGCAATCCGATGGAAGTTATTATTCTCCTGGCACTCAAATGCACAATAAATTTGCACTCATAGATGATAAATGGGTGTTTACAGGAAGCTGGAATTTTACCGTAACGGGTCTTTATGGCTCAGATGAAAACATGACAAACGGGGTATTAGATGGGAATCAGCAGCACGTCGTTGAAGTGAATTCTTCTGAACTAGCAGGAATCTATGAAACGGAATTTAACGAGATGTGGGGAAGTCACACACAGAATCCCAATGTTGAACAGGCTGACTTTAGCTCTCGTAAAATCGATAACACCGCTCATGAGGTGACGATCGGTGGAAAAACGGTCGAGGTATTTTTCTCACCAGGAGATGATGCGGTTGGACGCATGGCGGAGCTTGTGAAAACAGAAGCAGACCTCAGCACGTACTTCACGATTTTTGCCTGGAGTGACCAGGCACTTGTAAACGAATTAAAAAACAAATGGGAAGGTTCTTATGTCGACCAGCAGGGAACACTCACAGGCTTTGATGTGAAAGGGGTATATGACAGCTCATTCTGGAACCAGTGGTGGTCTGCTAGCATCGAGATGACGGGACGCACCGCAACAGGTAGCACAAACAATCCGAATACTCGCTGGGCCAATGTTGCACCGGTTTATAAGGATGCTGAATCTCGCAAACTTCATAGTAAAACAATGATCATCGACGCCGATACAACGAGTGATCCAACCGTCATCGTTGGTTCAACAAACTGGAGCACGAACGGCAATGATGTGAATGACGAGAACCTTATAATTATTCATGATACAGACATCACAAATCAATTTGTGCAGGAATTTAATGCGCGCTACACGGATGCTGGTGGTATGGTGCAGTAA
- a CDS encoding Mur ligase domain-containing protein codes for MNRKAYLMETLLNGEYSGPSRQPITSVVYDSRDVEEGAAFVCISGEKMDGHLFIEQAIQLGARTIVGTDHEKMATASAINREVSFLYVQDS; via the coding sequence ATGAACAGAAAAGCTTACTTAATGGAAACCCTTTTAAACGGTGAATATTCAGGACCTTCACGTCAACCAATTACGTCTGTCGTGTATGATTCACGCGATGTCGAAGAGGGTGCTGCTTTCGTCTGTATTTCGGGTGAGAAGATGGATGGTCACCTTTTTATCGAGCAAGCGATTCAACTTGGGGCAAGAACAATCGTGGGGACGGATCATGAGAAAATGGCTACAGCCTCGGCCATAAATCGAGAAGTGAGTTTCCTTTACGTTCAAGATAGCTGA
- a CDS encoding Mur ligase family protein → MGVTGTNGKTTVSSFTYNLLNHLSFRTGLIGTAGIWNDEEKTTFKQTVPTTPEAPDIHRVLDYFRRSEMKAAVIESTSIAIEQKRLVGIHFDVAVHTNLTPEHLEFHGTMEAYKEAKLKIV, encoded by the coding sequence ATCGGCGTCACTGGAACAAATGGAAAAACAACCGTTTCTTCGTTTACCTACAATCTCTTAAATCATCTTTCTTTCCGAACTGGCTTAATTGGGACGGCTGGGATTTGGAATGATGAGGAGAAAACAACGTTTAAGCAAACCGTTCCGACAACGCCAGAGGCTCCGGATATTCATCGGGTGCTAGATTATTTCCGTAGAAGTGAGATGAAGGCAGCTGTCATTGAATCAACATCCATTGCCATTGAACAGAAGCGTTTAGTAGGCATTCACTTTGATGTGGCAGTTCATACAAACTTAACTCCCGAACATTTAGAATTTCACGGAACGATGGAAGCGTATAAAGAAGCGAAGTTAAAAATTGTTTGA
- a CDS encoding cyanophycin synthetase → MFDQAKRAVVNIDDPAMSGDIIERFQGPLITYSLSELGDIRADHIQTSINGTSFTLYAFNKTYNVEAPIIGEYNVANLLASIATCYQVGFSIEEILSVLVHIQAPEGRFQVVENEAPFQIVLDYAHTPDALATVLEAVRHVPYRKLIVMITGIGLRNPEKRPMMAQVADGMADEIIVSVDQPGFADRQEVVNDVLKGFHHPSAPHIHSRLHREEAIHHAFDLAEQGDVVLLTGIGFGGYQIIGDERVPYSELEVIDDYFKNGSLDVQQIKKPC, encoded by the coding sequence TTGTTTGATCAAGCGAAACGAGCGGTTGTGAATATAGATGACCCGGCCATGTCAGGGGACATCATTGAGCGTTTTCAAGGGCCGCTTATCACCTATAGTTTATCGGAGTTAGGCGACATACGTGCTGATCATATTCAAACCTCCATTAATGGAACATCTTTTACGCTATATGCGTTTAACAAAACGTACAACGTAGAGGCACCGATTATTGGGGAGTACAATGTGGCGAACCTTCTTGCTTCGATCGCAACGTGCTACCAAGTAGGGTTTTCAATCGAAGAAATTCTGTCTGTGCTCGTTCATATCCAAGCACCTGAAGGCCGTTTTCAAGTTGTTGAAAATGAGGCACCATTTCAAATTGTTCTCGACTACGCTCATACGCCGGATGCGCTCGCAACCGTTCTTGAAGCGGTTCGTCACGTACCCTACAGGAAACTGATTGTGATGATAACCGGCATTGGGCTTCGAAATCCTGAAAAGCGTCCGATGATGGCTCAGGTTGCGGATGGAATGGCAGATGAAATCATCGTCAGCGTGGATCAACCAGGATTCGCCGATCGACAGGAAGTAGTAAATGACGTTCTGAAAGGGTTCCACCATCCATCTGCTCCCCATATTCATTCACGGCTTCATCGCGAGGAGGCCATTCATCATGCTTTTGATCTAGCTGAACAGGGAGACGTCGTACTCTTAACCGGCATTGGCTTTGGAGGTTACCAGATCATTGGGGATGAGCGCGTTCCTTATTCTGAATTGGAAGTGATTGACGATTATTTTAAAAATGGTTCGTTAGACGTTCAGCAAATAAAAAAACCGTGTTAA
- a CDS encoding iron-containing alcohol dehydrogenase: MEQFAVFRTPQTILYGRGSFQQVGAEAVLRGKKALIVSDHVMMNLGYVTECQKLLKQAGVASECYTGVESEPTDEYVSEALVHLRQTSCEMVISLGGGSCIDTAKAIAVLATNGGYIGDYRANRTKAVNAPLPHLAIPTTAGTGSEATDVTVITNTTTQVKMMIKQPAFMPTVAIVDPRLSVSSPPHVTAATGIDALSHAIEAYLSKKAHPMTDTFALSAMKHLIDQIETAYSDGGNIEAREAMSLGALQAGMAFTNASVCLVHGMSRPIGALFHVPHGYSNAMLLPAVLDYSKASCTDRLADLGRLFQPEIQSNEEAAGVAVVSVKRLCASLNVPNLKEWGIDETAFNQAVSKMAADALDSGSPAQNPRLPTQAELEELYKLSYNYQFTTEAKIR; this comes from the coding sequence GTGGAACAGTTTGCTGTTTTTCGTACACCTCAAACGATTCTCTATGGAAGAGGTTCGTTTCAACAAGTTGGCGCGGAAGCCGTTTTGCGTGGAAAGAAAGCGCTCATTGTGAGTGATCATGTGATGATGAACCTCGGATATGTGACTGAATGTCAGAAGCTCTTGAAGCAAGCGGGAGTAGCGAGTGAATGCTACACGGGTGTTGAATCTGAACCGACGGACGAATATGTTTCTGAAGCGCTCGTGCATCTTCGTCAAACGAGCTGTGAGATGGTCATTTCACTTGGCGGAGGAAGCTGTATCGACACGGCGAAAGCCATTGCGGTCCTTGCGACAAATGGAGGGTACATAGGTGACTATCGTGCAAATAGAACGAAGGCTGTGAATGCTCCGCTTCCGCATCTTGCTATACCTACAACGGCAGGAACAGGATCTGAAGCAACGGACGTAACAGTGATTACGAATACAACGACTCAGGTAAAAATGATGATCAAGCAGCCGGCCTTTATGCCAACAGTAGCGATCGTAGATCCACGTCTTTCTGTTTCGTCTCCACCCCATGTCACCGCAGCAACAGGGATTGATGCGCTCAGTCATGCGATAGAAGCGTATTTATCAAAAAAAGCTCATCCGATGACAGATACGTTTGCTTTATCAGCTATGAAGCATCTTATCGATCAAATTGAAACCGCTTACAGTGATGGGGGAAATATAGAGGCACGGGAGGCGATGAGTTTAGGCGCCCTTCAAGCGGGAATGGCTTTTACTAATGCATCGGTCTGTCTTGTCCACGGGATGTCACGTCCGATCGGAGCGCTCTTCCACGTGCCGCATGGCTATTCGAATGCGATGTTACTTCCTGCGGTTCTCGACTATAGCAAAGCTTCCTGTACGGATCGTCTTGCTGATCTCGGACGTTTGTTTCAGCCGGAGATCCAATCGAATGAAGAAGCGGCCGGCGTTGCGGTAGTATCTGTGAAAAGGCTCTGCGCGTCCTTGAACGTTCCCAATTTAAAAGAGTGGGGAATTGATGAGACGGCGTTTAACCAGGCGGTGAGTAAAATGGCAGCCGATGCGTTAGATAGTGGAAGTCCGGCGCAAAATCCACGCTTACCGACACAGGCTGAATTAGAGGAATTATATAAACTTAGCTATAACTATCAGTTTACAACTGAAGCAAAAATACGATAA
- a CDS encoding CoA-acylating methylmalonate-semialdehyde dehydrogenase translates to MATTATNVLQNYINGKWVDAKTTQFQTVPNPATGEELAQVPISTKEDLDDAVNVAKTAFKTWSKTPVPRRARILFKYQQLLVDNWDELAQLLTKENGKSFKEAQGEVQRGIECVEFAAGAPSLMMGKQLPDIATNLESGMYRYPVGVVGGITPFNFPMMVPCWMFPLAIAMGNTFVLKPSERTPLLANRLAELFKEAGLPDGVLNIVHGAHDVVNGLLEHKDVPAISFVGSQPVAEYVYKTGAAHGKRVQALAGAKNHSIVMADADLDAAVKEIIAASYGSAGERCMACSVVVAVDDVVEPLLQKLNAKADEIKIGNGLDEDVFLGPVIRKEHKERTENYIRKGQEEGATLVRDGRNDEAYNEEGYFIGPTIFDHVNSSMQIWKDEIFAPVLSIVRVKNLEEAIELTNESDFGNGACLFTKDGSNVRYFRENIEVGMLGVNIGVPAPMAFFPFSGWKNSFYGDLHANGSDGVEFYTRRKMLTARW, encoded by the coding sequence ATGGCAACGACGGCAACGAACGTGCTACAAAACTATATTAACGGCAAATGGGTAGATGCCAAAACCACGCAGTTTCAAACGGTACCAAATCCAGCCACGGGGGAAGAACTCGCACAGGTTCCCATTTCCACGAAGGAAGACCTGGATGATGCGGTTAACGTAGCGAAGACGGCCTTCAAAACGTGGAGCAAAACGCCTGTACCAAGAAGGGCACGTATTCTTTTTAAGTATCAACAACTTCTCGTCGACAACTGGGACGAGCTGGCGCAGCTGTTAACGAAGGAAAATGGTAAAAGCTTTAAAGAAGCACAGGGTGAAGTGCAGCGCGGCATCGAATGCGTCGAGTTTGCTGCCGGTGCACCTTCTTTAATGATGGGAAAACAGCTTCCAGATATTGCGACAAACCTTGAATCGGGCATGTATCGCTATCCTGTTGGTGTAGTTGGCGGCATCACGCCCTTTAATTTCCCGATGATGGTCCCTTGCTGGATGTTTCCTCTTGCGATCGCGATGGGGAACACGTTCGTGTTGAAGCCATCAGAGCGAACGCCGCTACTTGCGAACCGTCTAGCAGAGCTATTTAAAGAAGCAGGCTTACCTGATGGCGTGCTGAATATTGTTCACGGTGCACATGATGTGGTCAATGGGTTACTAGAGCATAAAGATGTGCCCGCGATTTCCTTTGTGGGCTCACAGCCTGTCGCAGAATACGTCTACAAAACAGGAGCGGCGCACGGGAAACGCGTTCAAGCGCTAGCAGGTGCAAAGAATCACTCGATTGTTATGGCCGACGCTGATCTCGATGCTGCAGTAAAAGAAATTATCGCAGCCTCCTACGGATCTGCAGGTGAACGATGCATGGCGTGCTCTGTCGTTGTCGCAGTCGATGACGTCGTCGAGCCGCTCCTTCAAAAGCTGAACGCAAAAGCGGATGAAATTAAGATTGGCAACGGTCTTGATGAAGATGTGTTCCTAGGTCCAGTCATTCGAAAGGAGCATAAAGAAAGAACGGAAAATTATATTCGAAAAGGACAGGAAGAAGGCGCAACTCTCGTCCGAGACGGTCGAAATGATGAAGCTTACAATGAGGAAGGCTACTTTATTGGACCAACGATTTTCGATCACGTGAACTCTTCTATGCAAATTTGGAAAGATGAAATTTTCGCTCCTGTGCTATCGATTGTCAGAGTGAAGAATCTAGAAGAAGCGATTGAACTGACCAATGAATCTGACTTTGGTAACGGCGCCTGCCTGTTTACAAAGGATGGTAGCAACGTACGCTACTTTAGAGAAAACATTGAAGTCGGCATGCTAGGGGTAAACATTGGAGTGCCAGCCCCAATGGCGTTCTTCCCATTCTCAGGTTGGAAAAATTCCTTCTACGGGGATCTTCATGCGAATGGCTCTGATGGGGTCGAGTTCTATACAAGAAGGAAGATGTTAACGGCTAGGTGGTAA